Within the Gracilinema caldarium DSM 7334 genome, the region GATACGGCCATCAGGATCCGACGGAACATTATCGAGACCCTCAATCTGGATCCGGCCCTGGCGGTGGCCCCCAACAAACTGACCGCCAAGGTGGCAACCCGCACCTTGCGTCCTGCCGGTTTTGCGGCAATCCGTGCTGATGAGGCGGCGGCGTTCCTATCATGCCAAGATATAGGGCTGCTCCCCGGTATCGGGCCGGCTCTGCTTAAGTTGCTCCACACCGCGGAAATTTACACAATCGGCGATCTTGCAGAACTATCGGATCATGAAGCCAGGATACTTCTGGGAAAGTACTCTACCAAATTGTTACAGTATGCCCGGGGGCTTGATACAGAACCGGTCTTTGATTCCGCCCACAGCAGGCCAATCATAGAACGGGAACTTCAGTTTCAGGGAGCTATTTCTGAGCGGGAGGTTCTGAGGGGGGGCCTGATGGCTTTGGTAGAAGAAGCCGGTATGGCGCTGCGTCAACAGCGGCTGGCAGCTCAATCACTGGATCTCATCCTGCGTTATGCTGACGGGGTTGAGCGCTGTGCCAAAAAACGTTTTTGTATGCCCCTCAGCATGGATCAGGCACTTTTTTATGAGGCAGAAGCATGCCTTAATACGGTTCTGGATCGAAGGGTACGAATCGGTATGATCGGCATCAAACTTAAAGACCTGGAACGGGATTATGGTGAACAGGACCTGTTTATTCCGGAAACCGACCGGTTCAGCCAGGGGCTTCAAACTGCGCTTGATCAAAACCGTCAGCGTTTTGGCATGAGTTCCATCGTTCGGGGAACTGCCCTTCTCGCTCAAAGCTATGCTGGCTCTGTAACCTGCAACCACAATATAACTGCTCAGGCGGCACTGATATGAACCTGCGGCTTGGCATTCAGACAGCCTACTCGCTTTTGTACGGCACCCACCGGCCCGAGGTTATGGTGGAGCGGGCTGCTCATTACGGTATCGAGACCCTGGCTATCATCGACCGGAATAACCTCTATGGACTCCATGAATTTCTAGAAGCCTGTAAAGATCGGAATGTACGGCCCATAATCGGCTGTGAACTAACCAGTTCTGCCGGTTCGGTAACCGCCTTTGTTATGGACAAGCGCGGATTTTCCCGGCTCTGTGAAATTCTGACAGCCCTGGCATCCTATCGTGCAACAGGATCAGAAGTTACCCCGGATTTCTTGGGCTCCCTGCTTACCACAGATGCAGTGAGGGACTCTCAGAGCGGGAATCCGGGCCTTGCCCTTGCAAGCGCTGACCCCTTTTGGCTCGAACATCTAAGGGGCAAGGTCCCCCTGCTCTACGCGGCCTGTGGTCCTGGTAATCTATCTGCCATAACCTATGCACGGCGCCATAAAATTCCGCTTCTGGCACTCCAGCATAATTGTTTTCTTGAATCTCAAGACTATCCAGTCCATCGGGTGCTTCGGGCTATCGGGACCAATAAAACCCTGGGAACGCTGGCCCCTGAAGATTATATCGATGAAAATCAACTATCCCATCATATATTGATGGATGAACGGGCATACCGCAGCTTTTACCGGTCCTGGCCTGAGGCTCATAGAGCTGCTGAAAAGCTGGTTCAGCAGGTCAGCTGTACCGATCCTTTCGACGGTTATATTTTCCCGGTCTATGAAACCCAAAACAGAAAGCATCCCGAAGATCTGCTGCGACAACTGGTTATTACAGGGGCGGAACAGCGGTATGGGGAACTTTCCGATGCCATACTCGAACGTATAGACTATGA harbors:
- a CDS encoding DNA polymerase Y family protein, producing MRYGIKRQESAIVHINVTGFASSVAIARDRSLREQVFVVAEPRAGRAVLLDVSPRALEEGLVPGMALSEAVQRLRNLQILAPDSRAMKRASETLVAAVKPFAPLVEQVPGGHLYLDLSGTARLFGPPADTAIRIRRNIIETLNLDPALAVAPNKLTAKVATRTLRPAGFAAIRADEAAAFLSCQDIGLLPGIGPALLKLLHTAEIYTIGDLAELSDHEARILLGKYSTKLLQYARGLDTEPVFDSAHSRPIIERELQFQGAISEREVLRGGLMALVEEAGMALRQQRLAAQSLDLILRYADGVERCAKKRFCMPLSMDQALFYEAEACLNTVLDRRVRIGMIGIKLKDLERDYGEQDLFIPETDRFSQGLQTALDQNRQRFGMSSIVRGTALLAQSYAGSVTCNHNITAQAALI